The region GTGCTGTTACGTTCGGTCGGAAAAGTTTGCTTGGTAAATCAGAATGCAACCGATAATCGACGAGAGTAGGAACATAGATGTTGCTAAGGCGGGATAGCCGAACAACATCCAATCGGTCTTCAGTTGCATGATGATCGAAGCCCCAACGATCATCGAGGCTACGATTAGCCCTGATGTGATGCGGTTGGCAATCTTATGAACGCCCGAGAGCAGCATCGCTTCATCGATCGCGTCAACGTTGACCCGCAGTTGGTTTTCCGACAGTAGCCGAGTAATCCGATTTACCCGCTCGGGCAGGTGAGATGCCAATTCTGCTGATTCAAGCAAAGCTGCGGCGACGCGTCCTGGCTTCGCTTGCTCCTTTGCACGGTTGAGCAGCAAGGTTGCTGTGCGTGCACGAATCATTTGATGAATGTCGAATCGTGGGTTCAGCAAATAGAGCGTGGTTTCAAGTTGTAAGAACGCTTTGCTTAGCAGTATCAGCTCGAACGGCATTGTCAGCCCGTTCTGACCCGCGATGGAAAGAAAACGAACGAGGGTATGACCAACGGACATCGACTCGAATCTGCCACCAGAGCTGGCGACGACCCTCGCGCCTTCGACCCGGAATTTTTCAGCGTCGAAGTCTTCGTCGGCATGCCCAATTTCCTGGGCTATCGTTGCAGCCCGCTCGCCTTCCTGCTCCCCAAACGCTAGCAGTAAAGAACCTAACTTTCTTCGCATCATCGGGGGCAGTTCAATCACCATTCCGGCGTCGATTAACGCCATTTCGGCGTGTTCTTCGCAAGAGTTGCTCTGTTGCTCCTCTTGCCCATCCGACGTGAGCAACATCAAATTGCCTGGGTGCGGATCGGCATGGAACACACCATCGACAAGGATCTGTTTTAAGTAGGCGTTTACCAAGTCTTGCGCAATCTTTTCGCAGTTGCGTTCGATTAGAACTGAACCGCTTGCGTCCTTGATTGGGACTCCCGAAACGTATTCCATCACGAGAACGTCTTCGGCGACCAGTTGTGGAACCGGGCGTGGAATACAGATTGACGGATAGTCCGCTAGGTTTTCGCCGAGTGTGATCAGGTGGTCGGCTTCACGGCGAAAATCGATTTCGGACTCGAAGGCATATTCGACTGCCTTGATCAATGCGCCAAACCGAAATTGTTTGCCCACTGACGTTTCTCGATCAACGAACTCGGCAATCCTTTTCAGGCTCCGGATCTGTTGTTCTATTTCGGCCGTTATGCCAGGTCGACGGACTTTGACAACGACATCACGACCGTCTCGCAGTTTTGCGCGGTGAACTTGTCCCAACGAAGCCGATGCAAGAGGACGCTCGTCAATTGAAGCGAACAACTGGTTCGGCTTCGCGTCAAATCGACTCGAAATCAGCTCTTCGATTTGATC is a window of Stieleria sp. JC731 DNA encoding:
- a CDS encoding ABC1 kinase family protein, with amino-acid sequence MIQLLKEDGKQYAALTSLLLRHGLTDVARLMGLRHDQSSDSAAACESAEQLASDIEKLGCAYVKLAQIVSTRDDIVPREYIEAFARLQDNVNPLPWDQIEELISSRFDAKPNQLFASIDERPLASASLGQVHRAKLRDGRDVVVKVRRPGITAEIEQQIRSLKRIAEFVDRETSVGKQFRFGALIKAVEYAFESEIDFRREADHLITLGENLADYPSICIPRPVPQLVAEDVLVMEYVSGVPIKDASGSVLIERNCEKIAQDLVNAYLKQILVDGVFHADPHPGNLMLLTSDGQEEQQSNSCEEHAEMALIDAGMVIELPPMMRRKLGSLLLAFGEQEGERAATIAQEIGHADEDFDAEKFRVEGARVVASSGGRFESMSVGHTLVRFLSIAGQNGLTMPFELILLSKAFLQLETTLYLLNPRFDIHQMIRARTATLLLNRAKEQAKPGRVAAALLESAELASHLPERVNRITRLLSENQLRVNVDAIDEAMLLSGVHKIANRITSGLIVASMIVGASIIMQLKTDWMLFGYPALATSMFLLSSIIGCILIYQANFSDRT